From the genome of Actinomycetota bacterium, one region includes:
- a CDS encoding dihydrofolate reductase family protein, which yields MLLGADDPWVTYTAAPRTPPPDRPWVLANFVAGLDGSIAVDGRAAPLSSPTDRAVFRLLRALADVVLVGAGTARTEGYGPVRLDDRGSALRGERPPPVLAIVTNRLELDFGAPLFHADVRITVVTRTDADPSRLERAHEVADVVTAGTGAVDLAGALRQLRARGDETVTCEGGPRLLRDLLTAHLLDELCLTISPMVGGDPVRLLPDEPKAPIRRFALDSVVRAGDELLMRYLVRRDEQA from the coding sequence GTGCTCCTCGGCGCGGACGACCCCTGGGTCACCTACACCGCCGCGCCCCGAACCCCACCGCCGGACCGGCCGTGGGTGCTCGCCAACTTCGTCGCCGGTCTCGACGGATCGATCGCGGTCGACGGACGTGCCGCTCCGCTGAGCTCGCCCACCGACCGGGCCGTCTTCCGGCTGCTCCGTGCCCTCGCCGACGTGGTCCTGGTCGGGGCGGGGACCGCGCGGACCGAGGGCTACGGGCCGGTGCGGCTCGACGACCGCGGGAGCGCGCTCCGCGGCGAGCGACCACCGCCGGTCCTCGCCATCGTCACCAACCGGCTGGAGCTGGACTTCGGAGCGCCGCTGTTCCACGCCGATGTCCGCATCACCGTCGTGACCCGCACCGACGCCGATCCCTCGAGGCTGGAGCGCGCCCACGAGGTCGCCGACGTGGTGACGGCGGGGACCGGGGCGGTGGACCTCGCCGGGGCGCTGCGTCAGCTCCGCGCGCGCGGGGACGAGACCGTGACGTGTGAGGGTGGGCCCCGACTGCTGCGCGACCTGCTCACGGCCCACCTGCTCGACGAGCTGTGCCTCACCATCTCACCCATGGTGGGTGGGGACCCGGTGCGCCTCCTGCCCGACGAGCCCAAGGCCCCGATCCGGCGCTTCGCCCTGGACAGCGTCGTCCGTGCCGGTGACGAGCTGCTGATGCGGTACCTCGTGCGCCGGGACGAGCAAGCGTGA
- a CDS encoding flavin reductase family protein — MVIVTTAADGERAGCLVGFHTQASIDPLRYLVLLSVANATYRVALQADHLAVHVLDERDRGLAELFGSETGDDVDKFAQVPWTAGPGGVPLLEVANRFVGRIVDRSDAGDHVVFLIEPVVAATSDSLTQLSALSMRDLEPGHEP; from the coding sequence ATGGTGATCGTGACGACCGCCGCCGACGGGGAACGAGCCGGCTGCCTGGTCGGGTTCCACACCCAGGCCAGCATCGATCCCCTGCGCTACCTCGTGCTCCTCTCGGTCGCGAACGCCACCTACCGGGTGGCGCTCCAGGCGGACCACCTCGCCGTCCACGTCCTCGACGAACGCGACCGCGGCCTCGCCGAGCTGTTCGGGAGCGAAACCGGCGATGACGTGGACAAGTTCGCGCAGGTCCCGTGGACCGCAGGTCCGGGCGGGGTCCCGCTGCTCGAGGTCGCCAACCGCTTCGTCGGCCGCATCGTCGATCGCTCCGACGCCGGTGACCACGTCGTGTTCCTCATCGAGCCGGTGGTGGCCGCGACGTCGGACTCGCTGACGCAGCTGTCGGCGCTGAGCATGCGGGACCTCGAGCCCGGTCACGAACCCTGA